A genomic stretch from Rhodothermales bacterium includes:
- a CDS encoding cyclic nucleotide-binding domain-containing protein, protein MHGLWSNLFKPTSFEEETRALLKRTPIFASLSKRELDSIERIMYRRDYVAGEQIFHQGDPGIGMYIIQHGVVSIVQLPDQHELAELTTGDFFGEIALLNETPRSASAIARTECTLLGVGQPDLLGLFKRNSKLGVKVLIPLSQITGRRLVEIDQELPALHHRIAALEAENRRLAAIAHELSEHDALD, encoded by the coding sequence ATGCACGGACTATGGAGTAACCTCTTCAAACCCACCAGCTTTGAGGAGGAAACGCGCGCCCTGCTGAAGAGAACCCCCATCTTCGCGTCGCTGTCCAAGCGCGAACTGGACAGCATTGAACGAATTATGTACCGGCGCGACTATGTCGCCGGCGAACAGATCTTTCACCAGGGCGATCCAGGTATCGGGATGTACATCATCCAGCATGGCGTCGTCTCCATCGTCCAGTTGCCCGACCAGCACGAACTGGCCGAGTTGACCACGGGCGATTTTTTTGGCGAGATCGCCCTGCTGAACGAAACCCCCCGCTCCGCGAGTGCGATCGCGCGGACCGAGTGCACGCTGCTCGGCGTGGGGCAACCGGATCTGCTCGGGCTGTTCAAGCGAAACAGCAAACTCGGCGTGAAAGTGCTCATCCCGCTCTCGCAGATCACGGGGCGGCGGCTGGTCGAGATCGACCAGGAGCTGCCCGCCTTGCACCATCGTATCGCCGCGCTGGAGGCTGAAAACCGCCGGCTGGCCGCCATTGCCCATGAGCTCTCAGAACACGACGCACTGGACTAG
- a CDS encoding AI-2E family transporter — protein MSSQNTTHWTRVFVLVALGVGALVFISYVADLVKLVIVAVLFAYLLDPIATRLESRGMSRTWATVSIFAGLSLLFTGIFLLFFPGLLRQLEALQAGLVFQQAEAALGTLEELIVDKLGFLGIEQLNLSESLRRSIDQYEARAFTYLPGMLSILGNLVIIPFMMFFFLRDARSMKKGLINMVPNKYFEFSLNVLQKMDDQLGNYLRGQFLIAAIVGVLSTFALWVLGVDFFLVIGPIAGLANMIPYIGPLFGGILAVVVSVFTTGTFDTIPAIAISFLTIQGIDNVFLQPLILARNVQLHPLLLLIALLLGGKYLDIVGLILAVPLAAIIKVVLQETVVNLRRYHFN, from the coding sequence ATGAGCTCTCAGAACACGACGCACTGGACTAGGGTATTCGTCCTTGTGGCGCTCGGCGTGGGGGCGCTGGTGTTTATCTCCTACGTGGCGGACCTGGTCAAGCTGGTGATCGTCGCGGTCCTGTTTGCTTACCTCCTCGACCCCATCGCCACACGGCTGGAGAGCCGTGGCATGTCCCGCACCTGGGCGACCGTTTCGATATTCGCCGGCCTGTCGCTGCTTTTCACCGGCATCTTTCTGCTGTTCTTCCCCGGCCTTCTGCGTCAGCTCGAGGCGTTGCAGGCCGGCCTGGTCTTCCAACAGGCCGAAGCCGCCCTGGGCACGCTGGAGGAGCTCATCGTCGACAAACTGGGCTTCCTGGGGATCGAGCAGCTGAACCTCAGCGAAAGCCTGCGGCGCAGTATCGATCAATACGAAGCCCGCGCCTTCACCTATCTGCCGGGCATGCTGTCGATTCTCGGCAATCTGGTCATCATCCCGTTCATGATGTTTTTCTTTCTGCGCGACGCGCGCAGCATGAAGAAGGGGCTGATCAACATGGTGCCGAACAAATACTTCGAGTTCTCGCTCAACGTCCTCCAGAAGATGGACGATCAACTGGGTAACTACCTGCGCGGCCAGTTCCTGATTGCCGCCATCGTCGGCGTGCTGTCGACGTTTGCGCTGTGGGTGCTCGGGGTCGACTTCTTCCTGGTCATCGGTCCCATCGCGGGCCTGGCGAACATGATTCCCTACATCGGGCCCTTGTTCGGGGGGATTCTGGCCGTCGTCGTATCGGTTTTCACGACGGGCACCTTCGACACCATTCCGGCCATCGCGATTTCGTTTCTGACGATTCAGGGGATCGACAACGTCTTCCTCCAGCCCCTCATCCTCGCGCGCAACGTCCAGTTGCACCCCCTGCTGCTCCTCATCGCCCTGCTGCTCGGCGGGAAATACCTCGACATCGTGGGACTGATCCTCGCGGTGCCGCTCGCGGCCATCATCAAGGTGGTTTTGCAGGAGACCGTCGTCAACCTGCGCCGCTACCACTTCAACTGA
- a CDS encoding DUF4296 domain-containing protein has product MPFSQPTRWTLAGALSCAVFGTVLLTAGCAPGEEAPDEPPPFPDSVFVDILIDLHLASARAQHWNDIGPGMKDSVLAHYGVTREQYDAAVEFYSAHPKAYLDAYNAALDELNVERFTTDGRQ; this is encoded by the coding sequence ATGCCCTTCAGCCAACCGACACGATGGACACTCGCCGGAGCGCTTTCCTGCGCGGTCTTTGGAACGGTGTTGCTCACGGCCGGCTGCGCCCCGGGCGAAGAAGCGCCCGATGAACCGCCCCCGTTTCCCGACAGCGTCTTCGTGGATATCCTGATCGATCTGCACCTGGCCAGCGCGCGCGCGCAGCACTGGAACGACATTGGACCCGGCATGAAAGACTCGGTCCTCGCGCACTATGGGGTTACGCGGGAACAGTACGATGCGGCGGTCGAGTTCTACTCCGCGCATCCCAAAGCCTATCTCGACGCATACAACGCCGCGCTCGACGAACTCAACGTCGAGCGCTTCACCACGGACGGCCGGCAGTAA
- a CDS encoding peptidylprolyl isomerase has product MSVAKIGDTVHVHYTGSLSDGTVFDSSEGRTPLSFSLGDGGIIAGFEQAVLGMQPGDSKTVEIIASEAYGDRVDDLVIKVPRGQFPPDITPEVGQNLIVGQPDGSEMPVLITEVSLESVTLDANHPLAGKDLTFQIELVAIEE; this is encoded by the coding sequence ATGTCTGTAGCAAAAATTGGCGATACCGTTCACGTCCACTACACCGGATCGCTGAGCGATGGCACCGTATTCGACAGTTCCGAAGGGCGCACGCCCCTGAGTTTTTCCCTGGGTGATGGCGGCATCATCGCCGGCTTCGAGCAGGCCGTGCTCGGCATGCAGCCGGGCGACTCCAAGACCGTGGAGATCATCGCGTCCGAGGCGTATGGCGATCGGGTCGACGACCTCGTAATCAAGGTGCCCCGCGGCCAGTTCCCCCCGGATATCACGCCTGAAGTCGGCCAGAACCTGATTGTCGGCCAGCCCGACGGCAGCGAAATGCCGGTGCTGATCACCGAGGTGTCGCTCGAGTCCGTCACGCTGGACGCGAACCACCCGCTCGCCGGCAAGGATCTGACGTTTCAGATCGAGCTGGTGGCCATAGAGGAGTAG
- a CDS encoding RNA-binding protein → MNIYVGNLAAQTTEDELREAFEAYGQVESVKIIKDRFTYEPRGFAFVEIPNKAEALEAIEQMNQADFNGQTLVVNEARPKTERKPGGGGFNRGGGGGGGSRGGYGGGGGYGGGGGGGRSGGGGGRSGGGRGGDYDRDRNRKSW, encoded by the coding sequence ATGAACATCTACGTCGGCAACCTTGCCGCACAAACTACCGAAGATGAACTGCGAGAAGCCTTCGAGGCGTACGGACAGGTGGAATCGGTTAAAATTATCAAGGATCGTTTTACGTACGAGCCTCGCGGCTTTGCCTTTGTTGAGATTCCCAACAAGGCTGAAGCGCTTGAAGCGATCGAGCAAATGAATCAAGCGGACTTCAACGGGCAGACGCTTGTCGTCAACGAAGCGCGTCCCAAGACCGAACGTAAGCCCGGTGGCGGTGGGTTCAATCGCGGCGGCGGTGGCGGCGGCGGTAGCCGTGGTGGATATGGTGGTGGTGGCGGCTATGGCGGCGGCGGTGGCGGCGGTCGCAGCGGCGGCGGCGGTGGTCGCAGTGGCGGTGGTCGCGGCGGCGATTACGATCGCGACCGCAATCGTAAATCCTGGTAA
- a CDS encoding ATP-dependent DNA helicase RecQ yields the protein MASPSNRALDLLRQYWGYEQFRPGQDSVVDEVIAGRDALIVLPTGGGKSLCYQLPALVDEGLTLVISPLIALMNDQVDALKARGIPAACLHSQLLPKTIEQILNDAEFGRYRLLYVAPERLGSELFQARAGRLTVSRLAVDEAHCISEWGYDFRPAYRTIPDVYPLIGHPPVVALTATATAAVRQDILDRLALRDPFVRVQGFDRPNIVWSIFQTPDKLAKIRDVLAGVPGCGVIYAATRRNVEALAQQLKRAGVAVSFYHGGMDAAKRESEAQSWLSGNTRVMVATNAFGMGIDHPEVRFVIHADLPATLESYYQEAGRAGRDGVKAYAVLLYNPGDEEVQQRLLDDSHPDAAFMVSVYAAVCNAHQIATGSLPPAPLALDEAGLAKRLQTGVARVRAAVEMLEQQGYWTVVRPRRHIAAFRFSQSPDVMRRNADRAANPRVGALLGHLLRLVHADAFAGWWELDLRQLERKLGEPREEVERLLDFLQERQMAEWQPPDGGMRVQFALPRPDRLRPDEVPSRTALQRGTARLKDMVRYARSEGCRRRHLLAYFGEDAPDRCGRCDVCLGRHRPPALGPSDASLLDTLLASIRDGRLADTLADAAPAERRRAEEALYHLENEGIIRCEDPIAIRYVLTASGMRRLAGEA from the coding sequence GTGGCATCACCCAGCAACCGGGCATTGGATCTCCTCAGGCAGTACTGGGGCTACGAGCAGTTCAGGCCCGGCCAGGATAGCGTTGTCGACGAGGTGATCGCCGGCCGCGACGCGCTGATTGTGCTGCCGACCGGCGGCGGAAAGTCGCTCTGCTACCAGTTGCCGGCGCTGGTGGACGAAGGCCTCACCCTCGTCATCTCGCCGCTCATCGCGCTGATGAACGACCAGGTGGATGCCCTCAAGGCGCGCGGCATCCCGGCCGCCTGTCTGCACAGCCAGCTGTTGCCGAAAACGATCGAGCAGATTCTGAACGACGCGGAGTTCGGTCGCTACCGGCTGCTGTACGTGGCGCCGGAGCGGCTCGGCTCCGAGCTGTTTCAGGCGCGGGCCGGGCGGCTCACCGTCTCGCGGCTCGCGGTCGACGAGGCCCACTGCATCAGCGAGTGGGGGTACGACTTCAGGCCGGCGTACCGGACGATCCCCGACGTGTATCCCTTGATCGGGCATCCGCCTGTGGTGGCGCTCACCGCCACGGCTACGGCGGCCGTCCGGCAGGACATCCTCGATCGGCTGGCGCTGCGCGATCCCTTTGTCCGGGTGCAGGGATTCGATCGGCCGAACATCGTGTGGTCGATTTTTCAGACGCCGGACAAGCTGGCGAAGATCAGGGACGTGCTCGCCGGCGTGCCCGGTTGCGGCGTCATCTACGCCGCAACGCGGCGCAACGTGGAAGCCCTCGCGCAGCAGCTGAAGCGTGCCGGCGTCGCGGTGTCCTTCTACCACGGTGGGATGGACGCGGCGAAACGGGAATCGGAAGCGCAAAGCTGGCTGAGCGGCAACACGCGCGTGATGGTGGCGACCAACGCGTTCGGGATGGGAATAGACCACCCGGAGGTCCGCTTCGTGATTCACGCCGACCTGCCGGCCACGCTCGAGAGCTATTACCAGGAGGCGGGCCGCGCCGGCCGTGACGGGGTGAAAGCGTATGCCGTGCTGCTGTACAACCCGGGCGACGAGGAGGTCCAGCAGCGCCTGCTGGACGACAGCCACCCGGATGCCGCCTTCATGGTCTCCGTATACGCCGCCGTGTGCAACGCCCATCAGATCGCGACCGGAAGTCTGCCTCCGGCGCCGCTGGCGCTGGACGAAGCCGGGCTGGCCAAGCGTCTGCAAACCGGGGTGGCACGGGTTCGCGCGGCGGTGGAGATGCTGGAGCAGCAGGGGTACTGGACGGTGGTGCGGCCGCGACGGCACATCGCCGCCTTTCGCTTTTCTCAGTCGCCCGATGTCATGCGGCGCAATGCCGATCGGGCGGCGAATCCGCGCGTTGGGGCGCTGCTGGGGCATCTGCTGCGGCTCGTGCATGCCGATGCCTTCGCCGGCTGGTGGGAGCTCGATCTCCGGCAGCTCGAACGCAAGCTCGGCGAGCCGCGGGAGGAGGTGGAGCGTCTGCTCGATTTTCTGCAGGAGCGGCAGATGGCGGAGTGGCAGCCGCCCGATGGCGGGATGCGCGTCCAGTTCGCCCTGCCGAGGCCTGATCGGCTGCGGCCCGACGAGGTGCCGTCGCGCACCGCTCTGCAGCGGGGGACGGCCCGGTTGAAGGACATGGTGCGTTACGCCCGTTCGGAGGGGTGCCGTCGCCGGCATCTGCTGGCGTATTTTGGCGAAGACGCCCCGGATCGGTGCGGGCGCTGCGATGTCTGCCTGGGCCGGCACCGCCCGCCCGCGCTGGGCCCCTCCGACGCGTCGCTGCTCGACACGCTGCTGGCATCGATCCGAGACGGCCGGCTGGCCGATACCCTGGCCGATGCGGCGCCGGCGGAACGCCGAAGGGCGGAGGAAGCCCTGTATCACCTGGAAAACGAGGGGATAATTCGCTGCGAAGACCCTATCGCAATACGTTATGTTTTAACGGCTTCGGGGATGCGCCGCCTGGCCGGCGAAGCATAG
- a CDS encoding glycosyltransferase family 2 protein produces MTAPTPGYPLSVSIIIVTWNALPLLQRCLPGVAATDYPGLEIILADNASTDDSVAWVSAHYPAIRIVRHPENWAFCKGNNAAIPHAKGRYILLLNNDVEVTPGWLAPLVEVLDRNPSCAAVQPKLLQTDRRDHFEYAGGAGGYLDALGYPFTRGRLFFSMERDTGQYDDARRVFWATGAAVLIRRSALDACGLLDERFYMHMEEIDLCWRFQRAGYDIRVEPASVVHHIGGGSLPYGNARKTYYNFRNSLLMLFKNLPKRRWPAVFIARTLLDGLAILRAVVSGRLDEAGSILRAYWDAHRMRRHYLGERPRAGERVVLPSYRGSIVIDYFLRGRRTFSDLPSSRFTE; encoded by the coding sequence ATGACTGCTCCTACGCCCGGTTACCCCCTTTCAGTTTCCATCATCATTGTAACCTGGAACGCCCTGCCGCTGCTCCAGCGTTGCCTGCCCGGCGTGGCGGCCACGGACTATCCCGGGCTGGAGATCATCCTCGCGGACAACGCCTCCACGGACGACTCGGTCGCGTGGGTCAGCGCGCACTATCCGGCCATCCGCATCGTGCGCCACCCGGAGAACTGGGCGTTCTGCAAGGGCAATAACGCTGCCATCCCGCACGCAAAGGGACGGTATATTCTGCTGCTCAACAACGACGTGGAGGTCACGCCCGGCTGGCTCGCGCCGCTCGTCGAAGTGCTGGATCGCAACCCGTCCTGTGCGGCGGTCCAGCCCAAGCTCTTGCAGACCGACCGCCGCGACCACTTCGAATACGCCGGCGGCGCCGGCGGCTACCTCGATGCGTTGGGCTATCCGTTTACGCGAGGCCGCCTCTTTTTTTCGATGGAGCGCGATACCGGCCAGTACGACGACGCCCGCCGCGTCTTCTGGGCCACCGGTGCCGCTGTGCTCATTCGGCGCTCCGCGCTGGATGCGTGCGGGCTGCTCGACGAGCGGTTCTACATGCACATGGAAGAAATCGACCTGTGCTGGCGTTTTCAGCGCGCCGGCTACGACATCCGGGTCGAGCCGGCCAGCGTGGTCCATCATATCGGAGGCGGATCGCTGCCGTACGGCAATGCCCGCAAGACCTACTACAACTTTCGGAACAGCCTCCTCATGCTGTTCAAAAACCTCCCCAAACGCCGGTGGCCGGCGGTGTTCATCGCGCGCACGCTCCTGGACGGACTGGCCATCCTGCGGGCCGTAGTTTCCGGGCGGCTCGATGAAGCAGGCAGTATCCTCCGGGCCTACTGGGATGCGCATCGCATGCGCCGGCACTACCTCGGCGAGCGGCCTCGCGCCGGCGAACGCGTTGTGCTCCCGTCCTACCGCGGCAGCATCGTGATCGATTATTTCCTGCGTGGACGGCGGACGTTCAGCGACCTGCCTTCATCGCGTTTTACGGAATAA
- a CDS encoding DMT family transporter — protein MPPASGSPLEMPTHVRVVLTLGILSFCFSPILVRYASEAPALAVAVWRTLFAVLFLLPFLRTAHLKRYARLSAAEYGRITAAGILLGVHFYLFFESLYNTTVASTTMFVALSPVFMAAIGFVVLKERLTPAVLAGIAIATLGGAMIAMGDATTGSAPNPAWGNLLGVAASFALSIYLVIGRVARQGMDWLTYVFPLYALCALTVLALALAAGVTLTGYPPKIYGISALLALGPQILGHGSFNLSVRYLSAAVLGLLSLTEPVGASALAWLLFDETPAAVSIAGMVVALAGVGLALAPGLFRKTR, from the coding sequence ATGCCGCCCGCATCCGGCAGTCCTCTGGAAATGCCCACGCACGTCCGGGTCGTGCTCACGCTGGGCATCCTGAGCTTTTGCTTCAGTCCGATCCTGGTGCGTTATGCATCGGAAGCCCCCGCCCTGGCCGTGGCGGTCTGGCGGACGCTCTTCGCCGTGCTCTTTCTGCTGCCGTTTCTCCGCACCGCGCACCTGAAGCGTTATGCCCGTCTGTCCGCCGCGGAATACGGGCGCATCACCGCCGCCGGCATCCTCCTGGGCGTGCATTTTTATCTGTTTTTCGAGTCGCTGTACAATACCACGGTGGCCAGCACCACGATGTTCGTCGCGCTGAGCCCGGTCTTCATGGCGGCTATCGGCTTTGTGGTCCTGAAAGAGCGCCTCACGCCGGCGGTGCTGGCCGGCATCGCCATTGCGACGCTGGGCGGCGCCATGATCGCCATGGGAGATGCGACGACGGGCAGCGCGCCGAATCCGGCCTGGGGCAATCTGCTCGGCGTGGCGGCATCCTTCGCCCTGAGCATCTACCTGGTCATCGGCCGCGTGGCAAGGCAGGGCATGGACTGGCTTACGTATGTATTCCCCCTGTATGCGCTCTGCGCGCTGACCGTTCTGGCGCTCGCGCTGGCGGCCGGCGTGACCCTGACCGGCTATCCCCCGAAAATCTACGGGATCAGCGCGCTCCTGGCCCTCGGCCCCCAGATTCTGGGGCACGGCTCGTTCAACCTGTCGGTAAGGTACCTGTCGGCCGCGGTGCTGGGGCTGCTCTCGCTTACGGAGCCGGTGGGCGCGTCGGCGCTCGCCTGGCTGCTTTTTGATGAAACGCCCGCGGCGGTGTCGATAGCGGGGATGGTGGTGGCGCTCGCCGGCGTAGGACTGGCGCTCGCGCCCGGCTTATTCCGTAAAACGCGATGA
- a CDS encoding DUF4293 family protein, whose product MIQRKQTFFLAIAAVALLSSFVVPVDVAVAESWLPAIVPGISALVALGAVFAIFQYADRPRQRSVVMLLQYGALIVLAAIVVLRFVFRDAAAPLDVASWALSAAPAVLAYVFFLLARKGIEQDIALVRSMDRLR is encoded by the coding sequence ATGATTCAGCGGAAGCAGACCTTTTTCCTTGCCATCGCCGCCGTGGCGCTCCTCTCTTCCTTCGTGGTGCCGGTCGACGTCGCCGTGGCCGAAAGCTGGCTGCCGGCCATCGTGCCCGGGATCTCCGCGCTGGTCGCCCTCGGCGCGGTCTTCGCCATCTTTCAGTACGCGGATCGGCCTCGGCAGCGGTCGGTGGTGATGCTGCTGCAGTATGGCGCGCTCATCGTGCTGGCCGCGATCGTGGTGCTGCGTTTTGTTTTCAGGGACGCCGCGGCGCCGCTGGATGTCGCGTCGTGGGCGCTGAGCGCGGCGCCGGCCGTTCTTGCGTATGTGTTTTTCCTCCTGGCCCGAAAAGGCATCGAGCAAGACATCGCCCTCGTTCGTTCCATGGATCGGCTACGCTGA
- a CDS encoding isocitrate/isopropylmalate dehydrogenase family protein: MTHRITLIPGDGIGPEVVEATVQAVEATGASIQWERFDSVGAAAVEREGTPLPEALIDQIKDTRVALKGPITTPVGKGFKSVNVQLRQKLDLHANVRPAKTMPGIPTRFEDVDLIIFRENTEGLYSGIETFDERNQIADSTARITRLGSERIIRFAFEYARRHGRKQLTLVHKANILKLSSGMFLEIGRAMASEYPDVEFNDRIIDNMCMQLVMRPERYDCIVTTNLFGDILSDLAAGLVGGLGVIAGANIGEKYAIFEAVHGSAPDIAGQNKANPTALMLSAEMMLRHIGETDAANRLHAGLRETMREGTHLTADVGGHSSTSEYAARVAHHVAALG, translated from the coding sequence ATGACACATCGCATTACGCTCATCCCCGGTGATGGGATCGGGCCTGAAGTCGTGGAAGCGACCGTTCAGGCCGTCGAAGCCACCGGCGCATCCATTCAGTGGGAGCGATTCGACTCGGTGGGAGCGGCCGCCGTCGAACGCGAGGGCACGCCGTTGCCGGAAGCCCTGATCGATCAGATCAAGGATACCCGGGTCGCGTTGAAGGGACCGATCACGACGCCCGTCGGCAAGGGCTTCAAGAGCGTCAACGTCCAGCTTCGCCAGAAGCTCGATCTGCACGCCAACGTCCGGCCGGCGAAGACGATGCCTGGCATCCCGACGCGCTTCGAGGACGTCGACCTCATCATTTTTCGCGAGAACACGGAGGGCCTGTATTCCGGCATCGAGACGTTCGACGAGCGCAACCAGATCGCCGATAGCACGGCCCGCATCACGCGTCTGGGCTCGGAGCGCATCATCCGTTTTGCGTTCGAGTATGCCCGCCGGCATGGCCGAAAACAGCTCACGCTCGTGCACAAGGCGAACATCCTGAAGCTCTCGTCGGGCATGTTTCTGGAAATCGGCCGCGCCATGGCGAGTGAGTATCCGGATGTGGAATTCAACGACCGGATCATCGACAACATGTGCATGCAACTGGTCATGCGGCCGGAACGATACGACTGTATCGTGACCACCAACCTCTTTGGCGATATTCTGAGCGACCTCGCCGCCGGCCTCGTCGGCGGGCTCGGCGTGATCGCGGGCGCGAACATCGGTGAGAAGTACGCGATCTTCGAGGCCGTGCATGGCAGCGCTCCGGATATCGCCGGGCAAAACAAGGCCAACCCCACGGCTCTGATGCTGTCTGCCGAGATGATGTTGCGCCATATCGGCGAGACGGACGCGGCAAACCGGCTTCATGCGGGGTTGCGCGAGACCATGCGAGAAGGCACGCACCTGACGGCCGATGTCGGGGGGCACTCCTCGACATCCGAGTATGCCGCGCGGGTCGCCCACCACGTTGCCGCGCTGGGTTGA
- a CDS encoding biopolymer transporter ExbD, with the protein MSQHFKKKKANTGANDIPTASLPDIIFMLLIFFMVTTVLRETTVQVRTQLPQAEALTKIEQKRLVSYIWVGPLKLPGNDLGPTSIQIDDALVEDLSVIRSVMYRKWSEQPKLIVSLRVDQTSEMGIVTRVQQELREAGTLRINYSSKRRLPAK; encoded by the coding sequence ATGTCACAGCATTTTAAAAAGAAAAAAGCGAACACCGGCGCGAACGACATCCCGACCGCATCGCTTCCCGACATCATTTTCATGTTGCTGATCTTCTTCATGGTCACGACGGTGCTTCGGGAAACGACGGTTCAGGTGCGGACGCAGTTGCCCCAGGCCGAGGCGCTGACGAAGATCGAACAGAAGCGACTCGTGTCGTACATCTGGGTCGGTCCGCTCAAGCTGCCCGGAAACGATCTGGGCCCGACCTCGATCCAGATCGACGACGCCCTGGTGGAGGACCTCTCCGTCATTCGCAGCGTGATGTACCGCAAATGGTCCGAGCAGCCCAAGCTGATCGTGTCGCTCCGTGTCGACCAGACGTCGGAAATGGGCATTGTCACCAGGGTGCAGCAAGAACTGCGCGAAGCGGGAACATTGCGTATCAATTACTCTTCTAAGCGCCGGCTGCCAGCCAAGTGA
- a CDS encoding biopolymer transporter ExbD — protein MPLLKKKARKAAEIPTSSMADIAFLLLIFFLVTTTIDVDTGIGMVLPPKLDETEPPPVKERNMLKILVNETGLVLLEDKPSQLSLIRDEVVKHVTNFGADPNYSERPGVAVISIKTSGKTPYDSYIQVLNEVWMAYFQIWDNEARSLGYPDYATYQEALGAEADNVVRDKFPAAISIAEPDDTV, from the coding sequence ATGCCCTTACTCAAAAAGAAGGCGCGTAAAGCCGCGGAGATCCCCACCTCTTCCATGGCGGACATCGCGTTCCTGCTGCTGATCTTCTTCCTCGTGACCACGACGATCGACGTGGATACGGGCATCGGTATGGTGCTGCCTCCGAAGCTCGACGAGACGGAGCCGCCTCCCGTGAAGGAGCGCAACATGCTGAAGATCCTCGTCAACGAGACGGGTCTCGTGCTGCTGGAGGATAAGCCCTCGCAGCTGAGCCTCATCCGGGACGAGGTAGTGAAGCACGTGACCAACTTTGGCGCGGACCCCAACTACTCGGAACGTCCGGGCGTCGCCGTGATCTCGATCAAGACTTCCGGCAAGACCCCGTATGACTCCTACATCCAGGTGTTGAACGAGGTCTGGATGGCTTATTTCCAGATCTGGGACAATGAAGCGCGTTCGCTCGGCTACCCCGATTACGCCACCTACCAGGAAGCGCTCGGGGCGGAAGCAGATAACGTCGTTCGCGACAAGTTTCCGGCGGCTATTTCCATCGCGGAGCCCGACGACACGGTCTGA
- a CDS encoding MotA/TolQ/ExbB proton channel family protein yields the protein MLPQEAAASSDFINVLVEKFNEGGDFMWPILITLIIGLAIAFERIITLNRADINTRKFILNVKKALEDGGVAAAEEVCANTRGPVASVFQAGLLRHDEGIEAVEKAVISYGSIEMSFLERGLVWLSLAISLAPMFGFLGTVVGMVDAFDAIESAGDISPSLVAGGIKVALLTTVFGLIVAIILQVFYNYAVSKIDRIVVEMEEASIELIDSLILMNAGRPLTTPAAK from the coding sequence ATGTTGCCTCAGGAGGCAGCGGCGTCGTCGGATTTCATCAACGTACTTGTTGAGAAGTTCAATGAGGGGGGCGACTTTATGTGGCCCATCCTGATCACGCTCATCATCGGTCTCGCGATCGCGTTCGAGCGTATCATCACCCTGAACCGGGCCGACATCAATACGCGCAAGTTCATTTTGAACGTCAAGAAAGCGCTTGAAGACGGGGGCGTTGCCGCCGCTGAGGAAGTCTGCGCCAATACGCGCGGCCCGGTCGCCTCGGTATTCCAGGCCGGCCTCCTTCGCCACGACGAAGGCATCGAAGCGGTTGAGAAAGCCGTTATTTCCTACGGCTCGATCGAAATGAGCTTCCTGGAGCGCGGCCTCGTCTGGTTGTCGCTGGCTATCTCCCTGGCCCCGATGTTCGGGTTCCTCGGAACGGTAGTCGGGATGGTCGACGCCTTCGATGCCATCGAAAGCGCCGGCGATATCTCCCCGAGCCTCGTGGCCGGCGGTATCAAGGTGGCCCTCCTCACGACCGTATTCGGTCTGATCGTGGCCATCATCCTGCAGGTTTTCTACAACTACGCCGTATCGAAGATCGACCGTATCGTCGTCGAAATGGAAGAAGCTTCCATCGAACTGATCGATTCGCTGATCCTCATGAACGCCGGCCGGCCGCTCACCACGCCCGCCGCGAAGTAA